From the genome of Carettochelys insculpta isolate YL-2023 chromosome 12, ASM3395843v1, whole genome shotgun sequence, one region includes:
- the SQOR gene encoding sulfide:quinone oxidoreductase, mitochondrial, which yields MSSMGVASTCFCVRSWVHMPGPGVHKMGYFQLHTAPRCAAKDYYEVLVLGGGSGGITMSARMKRKVGAENVAVVEPHEKHYYQPLWTLVGAGAKQLAASARPTASIIPSGVKWIKSKVTELDPDKNCVRLANDEKISYKYLIIALGLQLHYEQIKGLPEGFNYPKIGSNYSVHTVEKTWKALQDFKEGNAIFTFPNTPVKCGGAPQKIMYLSEAYMRKTGKRAKANIIFNTSLGSIFTVEKYANRLLEIIKARNIAVNYKYNLIEVRADKQEAVFENLDKPGETEVYQYEMLHVTPPMGPPDVLMNSPVSDAAGWLDVDKETLQHKKYHNVFGLGDCTNLPTSKTAAAIAAQSAVLDKTVSLVMKNQLPTKKYDGYTSCPIVTGYHSVILAEFDYNAKPLETFPIDQSKERLLMYYMKADMMPFLYWNGLLKGYWGGPAPIRKLLHLGLK from the exons ATGTCAAGTATGGGGGTGGCGTCCACCTGCTTCTGCGTCCGTTCTTGGGTGCACATGCCTGGGCCAGGAGTGCACAAAATGGGTTATTTCCAACTGCACACTGCACCCAGGTGTGCTGCTAAAGATTACTATGAAGTGCTGGTGCTCGGTGGGGGCAGCGGCGGAATCACCATGAGCGCTCGAATGAAGCGGAAAGTGGGAGCTGAAAACGTAGCTGTGGTTGAACCACATGAG AAACATTACTATCAGCCCCTCTGGACTTTGGTTGGTGCTGGAGCAAAACAGCTGGCAGCATCTGCACGACCAACAGCCAGCATAATTCCGTCTGGTGTGAAATGGATCAAATCAAAAGTTACAGAGTTGGATCCAGACAAGAACTGCGTCCGTCTAGCAAATGATGAAAAG ATATcttacaaatatttaataattgcCCTTGGGCTTCAGCTGCATTACGAACAG ATCAAAGGTTTGCCTGAGGGATTTAATTATCCTAAAATAGGTTCCAATTATTCAGTGCACACAGTAGAGAAAACATGGAAGGCTTTGCAAGACTTCAAGGAAGGAAATGCCATTTTTACTTTTCCAAACACTCCAGTGAAATGTGGAGGAGCTCCTCAGAAAATCATGTACTTGTCAGAGGCCTACATGAGAAAG ACAGGCAAACGAGCCAAAGCCAACATCATCTTCAACACTTCACTCGGATCAATTTTTACTGTTGAGAAGTATGCCAATAGATTGCTGGAGATAATTAAGGCTAGAAATATTGCTGTTAACTACAAATACAATCTCATTGAGGTTCGAGCAGACAAACAAGAAGCTGTATTTGAAAACTTGGACAAGCCCGGTGAGACGGAGGTTTATCAG TATGAAATGCTTCATGTCACACCACCCATGGGGCCACCTGATGTGCTCATGAACAGTCCTGTTTCAGATGCAGCTGGGTGGTTAGATGTAGATAAAGAAACTCTGCAACACAAGAAATACCATAATGTGTTTGGTCTTGGAGACTGCACCAATCTTCCAACATCAAAAACAGCTGCAGCTATAG CTGCCCAGTCTGCAGTGCTTGATAAGACAGTTTCTTTGGTAATGAAGAACCAATTGCCAACTAAAAAG TACGACGGATATACTTCATGTCCCATTGTAACAGGCTACCATAGTGTGATTCTAGCAGAATTTGACTACAATGCTAAGCCTCTGGAAACATTTCCTATTGACCAGAGTAAAGAGAGACTGCTCATGTACTACATGAAAGCTGATATGATGCCTTTTCTCTACTGGAATGGACTACTAAA gGGCTACTGGGGAGGGCCAGCACCTATAAGAAAGCTGCTGCATCTTGGTTTGAAGTGA